From the genome of Phytohabitans rumicis, one region includes:
- a CDS encoding MOSC domain-containing protein, which translates to MVSALVSVNLAVPRDNPAKDIGITGIDKRPADGPVQVRGPGPKGTGLGSGLVGDQIFDTAHHGGDDQALYAYAREDLDDWAAELGRSLPGGVFGENLTTVGVDVTGALIGERWRVGDEVVLQVVLPRIPCGTFANWMAEQQWVKRFTIRARPGAYLRVIEPGEIRAGDAVTVERRPDHDVTVGVTFRALTREPELLPRLLTADDLPESVRDLARRRIAAP; encoded by the coding sequence ATGGTCTCCGCGTTGGTTTCGGTCAACCTCGCTGTGCCGCGCGACAACCCCGCCAAGGACATCGGCATCACCGGCATCGACAAGCGCCCGGCGGACGGGCCGGTGCAGGTGCGCGGGCCCGGCCCGAAGGGCACCGGGCTCGGCAGCGGCCTGGTCGGCGACCAGATCTTCGACACCGCCCACCACGGCGGCGACGACCAGGCCCTCTACGCGTACGCCCGGGAGGACCTGGACGATTGGGCGGCCGAACTGGGGCGGTCGCTGCCCGGCGGCGTCTTCGGGGAGAACCTGACCACCGTCGGCGTCGACGTCACCGGGGCGCTCATCGGGGAGCGCTGGCGGGTCGGCGACGAGGTGGTGCTCCAGGTCGTCCTGCCGCGCATCCCGTGCGGGACGTTCGCGAACTGGATGGCCGAGCAGCAGTGGGTCAAGCGGTTCACCATCCGGGCCCGGCCCGGCGCGTACCTGCGGGTGATCGAGCCGGGGGAGATCCGCGCCGGCGACGCCGTCACCGTCGAACGCCGCCCCGACCACGACGTGACGGTCGGCGTGACGTTCCGGGCGCTGACCCGGGAGCCCGAGCTGCTGCCCCGGCTCCTCACCGCCGACGACCTCCCCGAGTCGGTCCGCGACCTGGCCCGCCGCCGCATCGCCGCGCCCTAG
- a CDS encoding DUF2218 domain-containing protein: MATSEARVATTRGTRYMSQLLKHFSHKTEAEWTDERGSVTFADLGTCTLVVEPEALVLRAESANDEGLGRVEQVVGGHLVRFATRDELTVSWTRT; the protein is encoded by the coding sequence ATGGCAACCTCCGAAGCCCGCGTCGCGACCACTCGCGGCACGCGGTACATGTCACAGCTCCTCAAGCACTTCAGCCACAAGACCGAGGCCGAGTGGACCGACGAACGCGGCTCGGTGACGTTCGCCGACCTCGGCACCTGCACGCTCGTGGTCGAGCCGGAGGCGCTGGTGCTGCGCGCCGAGAGCGCGAACGACGAGGGCCTGGGCCGGGTCGAGCAGGTGGTCGGCGGCCACCTGGTCCGCTTCGCCACCCGCGACGAGCTGACCGTCTCCTGGACCCGCACATAG
- a CDS encoding SRPBCC family protein — translation MSSTASMPPIRGTVRVGVPVERAFRVFTDSFYSWWPPAYHIGKTDPAQILLEPRVGGRWYERGTDGSECDWGRVLTWEPPHRLVLTWQINGEWQYDPDPDHASEVEVRFTADGPEQTLVELEHRNLDRLAAAQSLHDQVGGPGGWTSLLEAYAKVTS, via the coding sequence ATGAGCAGTACGGCTTCGATGCCGCCGATCCGCGGCACGGTACGCGTCGGCGTGCCCGTCGAACGGGCGTTCCGCGTCTTCACCGACTCGTTCTACAGCTGGTGGCCGCCCGCGTACCACATCGGCAAGACGGATCCGGCGCAGATCCTGCTGGAGCCGCGCGTCGGCGGCCGGTGGTACGAACGCGGCACCGACGGCAGCGAGTGCGACTGGGGCCGGGTGCTGACCTGGGAGCCCCCGCACCGGCTGGTCCTGACCTGGCAGATCAACGGCGAGTGGCAGTACGACCCGGATCCCGACCACGCGAGCGAGGTCGAGGTGCGGTTCACCGCGGACGGCCCCGAGCAGACCCTGGTCGAGCTGGAGCACCGCAACCTGGACCGGCTCGCCGCCGCCCAGTCCCTGCACGACCAGGTCGGCGGTCCCGGCGGCTGGACCTCGCTGCTGGAGGCGTACGCCAAGGTCACTTCGTAA
- a CDS encoding ArsR/SmtB family transcription factor has translation MGTYGDAGLGLLGDPTRRAIFELLARGPRSVGELARELPVSRPAVSQHLRVLKEGGLVVDRAEGTRRVYRVNPDGVAALRAYLDRVWDDALTAFQKAAEAAPIDETEEQT, from the coding sequence GTGGGGACTTACGGAGATGCCGGCTTGGGCCTGCTCGGCGACCCGACCCGCCGCGCGATCTTCGAGCTGCTGGCGCGGGGGCCGCGGTCCGTGGGCGAGCTGGCCCGGGAGCTGCCGGTCAGCCGCCCGGCCGTGTCCCAGCACCTGCGCGTCCTCAAGGAGGGCGGCCTGGTCGTCGACCGGGCCGAGGGCACCCGCCGGGTGTACCGGGTCAATCCGGACGGGGTGGCCGCCCTGCGGGCGTACCTCGACCGCGTCTGGGACGACGCCCTCACCGCTTTTCAGAAGGCCGCCGAGGCGGCTCCCATCGATGAGACAGAGGAGCAGACATGA